A stretch of Carya illinoinensis cultivar Pawnee chromosome 14, C.illinoinensisPawnee_v1, whole genome shotgun sequence DNA encodes these proteins:
- the LOC122295177 gene encoding UPF0481 protein At3g47200-like, giving the protein MACRVASRVSEKDLECKEFLIDIPSVPEPAEWPECCIYRVPKKLRKVNKEAYTPKLVSIGPLHHRKRELRDMEKQKLRYLRDFCYRTGKNRKDLALIIEEKEAEIRHCYAEPSRLGSGEFVNMILMDGIFIIELFLRTDESKSDYILSKPWLRNSIEHDLILLENQLPFFVLEDLYKSFDYGSSNYKEVYPNREDTPFLKLSRNYFSNYDPKTDSNIGEEVKHFTDLLRYFFFPPDLKGKEGVNESKRIDHLYSATKLDEAGVQFEAVHERHLTDIQFHKGNCLEHCPYLNCSWLLNCLPCLKCLVCLKSMQPFLELPALIVDDTTECVFRNLMALEQCHYPTQAYICNYILLLDYLINTEKDVDLLVEKKVIVNQIGSDEAVATLVNKLGHQIVEVNSCHYKLSRKLNEHYEDFWNRNMATLTTVYFRDIWRGTATVVGIVILFLTVWNIFLRHFVKLPRT; this is encoded by the coding sequence ATGGCCTGCCGCGTTGCAAGTCGTGTTTCAGAAAAGGATCTTGAATGCAAAGAATTCCTCATTGACATCCCCTCAGTCCCCGAGCCTGCCGAGTGGCCTGAGTGCTGCATCTACAGGGTTCCCAAAAAACTTCGCAAGGTAAACAAAGAAGCCTATACTCCAAAGCTGGTTTCAATCGGCCCTCTTCATCACCGCAAAAGAGAATTGAGGGACATGGAAAAGCAGAAACTGAGATACTTGAGGGATTTCTGTTATCGAACAGGGAAGAACCGGAAGGATCTCGCACTCATCATTGAAGAGAAGGAAGCAGAAATCCGTCACTGTTATGCAGAACCCTCAAGACTCGGAAGCGGAGAGTTCGTAAACATGATTCTGATGGATGGTATCTTTATAATTGAGCTCTTCTTGAGGACTGATGAAagtaaaagtgattatatattAAGCAAACCCTGGCTGAGAAACAGTATAGAGCATGACTTGATTCTACTCGAGAATCAGcttcctttttttgttcttgAGGATCTGTATAAATCCTTCGACTATGGCTCCTCCAATTATAAAGAAGTCTACCCTAACAGAGAGGACACTCCCTTTCTTAAGCTTTCCCGCAATTACTTCTCTAATTATGATCCCAAGACAGATTCCAACATCGGTGAGGAAGTGAAACATTTCACAGATTTGTTGAGATATTTCTTCTTTCCACCAGACCTGAAAGGTAAAGAAGGGGTAAATGAAAGTAAAAGAATCGATCATTTATACAGTGCCACAAAGCTTGACGAGGCAGGAGTGCAATTCGAAGCAGTTCATGAAAGACATTTAACTGACATTCAATTCCACAAGGGAAACTGCTTGGAACACTGCCCGTACCTTAACTGCTCCTGGCTCCTGAATTGCTTGCCATGTTTGAAATGCTTAGTCTGCTTGAAAAGCATGCAACCTTTCCTGGAACTCCCTGCCCTTATAGTAGACGACACGACTGAATGTGTTTTCCGAAACCTGATGGCCTTGGAACAGTGTCATTATCCAACTCAGGCTTACATCTGCAATTACATTCTTCTCCTGGATTACCTCATCAACACAGAAAAAGATGTCGATCTTTTGGTTGAGAAAAAAGTTATCGTTAATCAGATTGGAAGCGACGAAGCAGTGGCGACACTAGTTAACAAACTTGGCCATCAAATTGTGGAAGTTAATTCCTGTCATTACAAACTCAGTCGAAAGCTAAACGAGCATTACGAAGATTTCTGGAACCGAAACATGGCAACCTTGACAACGGTCTATTTCCGGGATATTTGGAGAGGCACAGCAACGGTTGTTGGAATTGTAATCCTATTTTTGACTGTCTGGAATATCTTCCTTAGGCATTTCGTCAAACTGCCTCGGACCTAA